One segment of Thermogemmata fonticola DNA contains the following:
- a CDS encoding arylsulfatase, translated as MRYGIANGVLLLAVIGEWAVSPAQAQEVLPNIVLIVADDLGCYELGCYGQTKIRTPHIDQLAAQGMKWTHFYAGSAVCAPSRCALMTGRHMGHATVRDNRQYRKGQEGQFPLRAEDVTLAELLKSKGYVTAAMGKWGLGNWDTTGSPLKQGFDYFFGYNCQAHAHSHYPTYVYRNGQRVDLPGNDGKTGRQYTQDLFEAEALAFLERNKDRPFFLYLPFIVPHVAIQVPEDSLKEYRGKLGEDPPYTGGKGYLPHPTPRAGYAAMVTRMDRSVGRIVAKLRELGLEKKTLVLFTSDNGPTHNVGGADSVFFQSAGPLRGLKGSLYEGGIRVPFIASWPGVIPAGSVCRHRFYFPDILPTICEAAGIEVRHPIDGISFWPTLCGKGKQELHQFLYWEFPGYGGQQAIIAGEWKAVRQNLARGIIKTELYHLGQDEGEKHDLAAQHPEVAARLERLMQEQHTPHPDFPLPAIDTPKR; from the coding sequence ATGAGATACGGAATCGCCAATGGCGTGCTGCTGCTGGCAGTGATAGGGGAATGGGCAGTGTCCCCCGCCCAGGCCCAGGAAGTGTTGCCCAACATTGTGCTCATTGTGGCAGACGATCTGGGGTGCTATGAGCTGGGCTGTTACGGCCAGACGAAGATCAGGACGCCGCACATCGATCAACTGGCAGCCCAGGGCATGAAGTGGACGCATTTTTATGCCGGGAGTGCTGTCTGCGCTCCTTCCCGCTGTGCTTTGATGACCGGGCGGCACATGGGGCATGCTACCGTGCGCGACAATCGGCAGTACCGCAAAGGGCAGGAAGGCCAGTTCCCTTTGCGAGCGGAGGACGTGACCCTGGCCGAATTGCTCAAGAGCAAGGGTTACGTCACGGCGGCAATGGGCAAGTGGGGATTAGGCAACTGGGACACCACGGGCAGTCCCCTCAAGCAAGGTTTCGACTATTTCTTCGGTTACAACTGCCAAGCCCATGCCCATAGTCATTACCCCACCTACGTGTATCGCAACGGCCAGCGGGTGGATTTACCAGGGAATGACGGGAAGACAGGACGGCAATACACGCAGGACCTCTTCGAGGCGGAGGCGTTGGCCTTTCTGGAGCGGAACAAAGATCGCCCCTTCTTTCTGTATCTGCCGTTTATCGTGCCTCATGTAGCGATTCAGGTCCCAGAGGATTCCCTTAAGGAGTATCGCGGCAAGCTGGGGGAAGACCCGCCTTATACGGGGGGTAAGGGATATCTGCCCCATCCCACGCCGCGTGCTGGATACGCCGCGATGGTCACCCGAATGGATCGGAGTGTCGGGCGGATTGTGGCCAAACTGCGGGAGTTGGGACTGGAAAAGAAGACCCTCGTTCTGTTCACCAGTGACAATGGACCGACGCACAATGTGGGCGGGGCGGATTCCGTCTTCTTCCAATCCGCCGGACCTCTACGGGGTCTGAAAGGGAGCCTTTACGAAGGCGGTATCCGGGTTCCCTTCATTGCTTCCTGGCCGGGCGTGATTCCCGCGGGATCGGTTTGCCGCCATCGCTTTTACTTCCCTGACATATTGCCGACGATCTGCGAGGCGGCCGGTATTGAAGTCCGCCATCCCATCGATGGCATCAGTTTCTGGCCAACACTCTGCGGGAAGGGAAAGCAGGAATTGCACCAGTTCCTCTACTGGGAGTTTCCGGGTTACGGCGGCCAGCAGGCGATTATTGCCGGCGAGTGGAAGGCCGTCCGGCAGAACTTGGCCCGCGGGATAATCAAGACCGAGTTGTACCATTTGGGACAGGATGAAGGGGAAAAGCATGATCTGGCTGCCCAACATCCGGAAGTGGCGGCACGGCTGGAGCGCTTGATGCAAGAGCAGCATACACCCCATCCCGATTTCCCCTTGCCCGCCATCGATACGCCGAAGAGGTAG
- a CDS encoding DUF58 domain-containing protein produces the protein MRWVLILVLLVGLALVLQAGLAAFAGYVVLGSYVLSRWLSRRWIEDLAAVRQCEVEPREVGDSLEVTVHVRNAGYWPILWVLVEDFVPEEFWRQRPPAVQVKGSRLQVVSLGPGQERTLRYRITFLRRGYYPIGPTLLESGDVFGLHRRFRVVGQPVYILVLPRMLPIQRYDFISRRPIGEIRLHHRLFEDPTRTAGVREYQTGDPLSRVHWKVTARMGQLHCRVYEPTSLAGATLLLDFHRGSYPARSEPYRSELAITTAASLAYALSLQKQPLGLVSNGRDAAARIREESQQAASPTAVEQDRDRLHQRYALGQAELRLRPVVVETRRGVDQLIQVRETLARLELNDGLTFGAMVSLMAPRLPRDATILAILPLVPVEASVALGLLRRLGFAVSVLLILPEEVHVWEAYGRLTAEGIHDVRVITSEADVIRGGQFVGADSGPAPYALDIPIA, from the coding sequence ATGCGGTGGGTGCTGATTTTGGTGCTGTTGGTGGGGCTGGCGTTGGTCCTCCAGGCCGGTTTGGCGGCCTTTGCGGGCTATGTGGTCCTGGGCAGTTACGTGCTGTCCCGCTGGTTGTCCCGCCGCTGGATCGAGGACTTGGCAGCTGTGCGGCAGTGTGAAGTGGAGCCGCGGGAGGTCGGGGACTCCCTCGAAGTCACCGTGCACGTGCGCAACGCCGGGTACTGGCCCATTCTGTGGGTGTTGGTGGAAGATTTCGTGCCGGAGGAGTTTTGGCGGCAGCGCCCCCCCGCCGTCCAAGTGAAGGGGAGCCGCTTGCAGGTCGTGAGCCTGGGACCGGGACAGGAACGAACCCTCCGTTACCGCATCACTTTTTTGCGGCGCGGCTACTATCCGATCGGCCCGACGCTTCTGGAAAGCGGGGACGTGTTCGGCTTGCATCGCCGCTTCCGGGTGGTGGGCCAGCCTGTGTACATCCTGGTGCTGCCGCGGATGTTACCTATCCAACGCTACGATTTCATTTCCCGCCGGCCCATCGGGGAAATTCGACTGCATCACCGCCTCTTCGAGGACCCCACCCGCACTGCCGGTGTGCGCGAGTATCAGACGGGTGACCCCTTGTCACGGGTGCACTGGAAGGTGACGGCCCGGATGGGACAGTTGCACTGCCGGGTGTATGAACCGACCAGCCTGGCGGGAGCAACACTGCTGCTAGATTTTCACCGAGGGAGTTATCCCGCGCGCAGCGAGCCATATCGCTCCGAGTTGGCGATCACCACGGCGGCGAGCCTGGCCTATGCCTTGTCCTTGCAGAAACAGCCCCTGGGTTTGGTCAGCAACGGTCGGGATGCCGCGGCCCGGATTCGCGAAGAAAGCCAGCAGGCGGCCAGCCCAACGGCGGTGGAGCAGGACCGGGATCGGCTGCATCAGCGCTACGCTTTAGGGCAAGCGGAACTGCGGCTGCGCCCTGTGGTCGTGGAGACGCGGCGGGGAGTCGATCAGTTGATCCAAGTGCGGGAAACCCTGGCACGCCTGGAGTTGAATGATGGCCTAACCTTCGGAGCGATGGTGTCCTTGATGGCACCTCGCCTGCCCCGTGATGCGACCATCTTGGCCATTCTGCCCCTAGTCCCCGTGGAAGCGTCGGTCGCTTTGGGTCTGCTCCGCCGTTTGGGATTCGCCGTCAGTGTGCTGCTGATTTTGCCGGAGGAAGTCCATGTGTGGGAGGCGTATGGCCGCCTGACCGCCGAGGGAATCCATGATGTCCGGGTTATCACGTCCGAAGCCGATGTGATCCGAGGGGGACAATTTGTGGGAGCAGACAGCGGTCCCGCCCCTTACGCCCTCGATATACCAATAGCATGA
- a CDS encoding AAA family ATPase, whose amino-acid sequence MTVHEVAELTQRVLANMEKVIIGKRTVLMIAWAAYLSEGHILLEDVPGVAKTMLARALARSVGCTFKRLQCTPDLLPSDVTGVSIFNQKSGEFEFRPGPIFAQTLLADEINRATPRTQSALLEAMAERRVSVDGQTYLLKPPFLVIATQNPIDQEGTFPLPEAQLDRFLVRLSLGYPTLEEEGQMLQRLQKGHPIDEIKPVATADEVLAAQAAVRDVHVDEKVRRYILDIIHASREHEDVLLGASPRATLALYRTAQALAAIQERDFVVPDDVKRLAIPVLAHRLILKPESRLRKRTPQLVVQELVADVRVPVTDRQRALAEDYFAR is encoded by the coding sequence ATGACGGTCCACGAGGTGGCAGAGCTGACGCAGCGTGTTTTGGCGAACATGGAGAAGGTCATCATCGGCAAGCGCACGGTGCTGATGATAGCCTGGGCGGCATATTTGAGCGAGGGACATATTTTGCTGGAAGATGTGCCCGGTGTGGCCAAGACCATGTTGGCCCGCGCCCTGGCGCGGAGCGTGGGATGCACCTTCAAGCGGTTGCAATGCACGCCGGACTTGCTTCCGAGCGATGTGACGGGGGTGTCGATCTTCAATCAGAAAAGCGGCGAGTTCGAGTTTCGCCCTGGTCCGATTTTCGCCCAGACATTGCTGGCTGATGAGATCAACCGAGCCACGCCTCGAACGCAGTCGGCGCTGTTAGAAGCGATGGCCGAGCGGCGCGTGAGTGTGGACGGCCAGACCTATCTGCTCAAGCCTCCCTTTCTGGTGATCGCCACGCAAAACCCCATCGATCAGGAAGGAACGTTTCCCCTGCCGGAGGCTCAGTTGGACCGCTTCCTGGTGCGGCTGTCGCTGGGTTATCCGACTTTGGAAGAAGAAGGCCAGATGCTCCAGCGGCTTCAGAAAGGCCATCCGATCGACGAGATCAAACCCGTGGCGACAGCCGATGAGGTTCTGGCCGCCCAAGCTGCCGTGCGGGACGTGCACGTGGATGAGAAGGTGCGCCGGTATATTCTGGACATCATCCATGCCAGCCGGGAACATGAGGATGTTCTGCTAGGTGCCAGTCCGCGGGCCACGCTGGCGCTCTATCGGACCGCTCAAGCCTTGGCCGCGATCCAGGAACGCGACTTTGTCGTGCCGGATGATGTCAAGCGCCTCGCCATTCCCGTGCTGGCCCATCGCCTCATCCTCAAACCGGAGAGCCGGTTGCGCAAGCGGACGCCCCAACTGGTGGTACAGGAGTTGGTCGCCGATGTCCGTGTTCCTGTGACGGATCGCCAGCGCGCTCTGGCGGAGGACTACTTCGCCCGTTGA
- a CDS encoding YdjY domain-containing protein — translation METPTGATQEDKPEPLPEYPKLNPQNTLTALNPEKTLFAEIGVVDGKKKVIRVGLVCEVCLREGPLEVFLCKKGTKEHEGIVRVDADAQFIHAALEAAGAKPGKPTQFVNPTTEQPEYKPATGDKIKVLVHYRHRGQTRTHPAQEWIWDRNKKMVLPHDWVFAGSVTIVDPDTGRKFYGANSGDIISISNFPYSLLEIPAEISKDDANLTYEARTAQIPPLWSKVWVILQPASADSSGR, via the coding sequence ATGGAAACACCCACAGGAGCGACCCAAGAGGACAAGCCGGAACCCCTGCCCGAATACCCCAAATTGAATCCTCAGAATACCCTCACGGCCTTGAATCCAGAGAAAACTCTCTTTGCCGAAATTGGCGTAGTCGATGGGAAGAAGAAAGTCATCCGGGTCGGCTTGGTATGCGAGGTTTGTCTGCGGGAAGGTCCTCTGGAAGTGTTTCTGTGCAAGAAGGGAACCAAGGAGCACGAAGGGATCGTCCGAGTCGATGCGGATGCCCAATTCATCCATGCCGCTTTGGAGGCGGCGGGAGCCAAACCTGGTAAACCCACGCAATTTGTCAATCCGACCACCGAGCAGCCAGAATACAAGCCGGCCACGGGTGACAAGATCAAAGTCCTCGTCCACTACCGCCACCGCGGTCAGACACGCACCCATCCCGCCCAGGAGTGGATCTGGGACCGTAACAAAAAGATGGTTCTTCCCCACGATTGGGTCTTCGCAGGCAGCGTCACCATCGTGGACCCGGATACGGGCCGGAAATTCTACGGTGCCAACAGCGGCGACATCATCAGCATCTCGAACTTCCCCTATTCCCTTCTGGAAATCCCCGCGGAAATCTCCAAGGACGATGCCAACCTCACCTACGAAGCCCGGACGGCTCAAATCCCTCCGCTGTGGTCCAAAGTCTGGGTCATCCTGCAACCCGCCTCAGCGGATAGCTCTGGCCGGTGA
- a CDS encoding UbiA family prenyltransferase codes for MTRSCWLAYAQLLRLPNVFTAFADIALGVMVFEALAADTERSWLAWAGLFVASGSLYLAGMVWNDIFDRHEDARTRPQRPLPSRRVSTRAAILLGSGLLIAGIAAAWGVAAGEGLSLEVGFEHPGWIATFLAMLIMLYDGVWKATWIGPWLMGGCRFGNVLLGVSLIPGDALPWVWRLHLAAVVGLYIVGVTWLARREEGRSEPGQLRVAAALIVGALLLALTLRARLPEQSGSVLFPYLLAAFGVYLGDALVTAIRQPQPPIVQAAVTRCLRGLILLDAVLAVAFVGLPGLILLFLLLPAVWLGKWVYAT; via the coding sequence ATGACACGCTCCTGTTGGCTGGCGTATGCTCAACTGTTGCGGCTTCCCAATGTTTTTACGGCCTTCGCGGATATCGCCTTGGGGGTGATGGTCTTTGAGGCTTTGGCGGCAGATACGGAGCGATCCTGGCTGGCCTGGGCTGGCCTGTTTGTCGCTTCGGGAAGCCTGTACCTGGCTGGCATGGTCTGGAATGACATCTTCGATCGCCACGAGGATGCCCGCACCCGCCCCCAGCGGCCTTTGCCCTCCCGGCGTGTGTCGACACGTGCTGCCATTCTGCTCGGCAGCGGCTTGTTGATCGCGGGAATCGCCGCCGCCTGGGGAGTGGCTGCCGGAGAGGGACTGAGCCTGGAGGTGGGATTCGAGCATCCGGGCTGGATAGCCACGTTTCTGGCTATGCTCATCATGCTGTATGACGGAGTGTGGAAAGCCACCTGGATTGGGCCGTGGCTGATGGGGGGATGCCGTTTTGGGAATGTCCTCCTGGGAGTCTCCTTAATTCCCGGCGACGCCTTGCCCTGGGTGTGGCGCTTGCATCTGGCGGCGGTGGTCGGCCTCTACATCGTGGGCGTGACCTGGCTTGCACGGCGGGAGGAGGGGCGGAGCGAGCCGGGACAACTGCGGGTTGCGGCGGCCCTCATCGTGGGAGCACTGCTACTGGCTTTGACCCTGCGTGCCCGCCTTCCGGAACAGAGCGGCAGTGTCTTGTTCCCTTATTTGCTGGCAGCTTTCGGCGTGTATCTGGGGGATGCTCTGGTGACGGCAATACGTCAACCCCAGCCCCCGATTGTGCAAGCGGCGGTCACCCGCTGCCTGCGCGGCCTAATCCTATTGGACGCCGTCCTGGCCGTCGCCTTTGTAGGGTTACCTGGCTTGATTCTTCTTTTTCTGTTGCTCCCCGCTGTCTGGCTGGGAAAATGGGTCTATGCTACGTGA